A stretch of Leucobacter aridicollis DNA encodes these proteins:
- a CDS encoding amino acid ABC transporter permease produces MKTTSPPRSPAAAGTAADITPLEIVPLKRYGRMVIAAVAVLLVGGLIFALVTSKNLDWRVVGQYLFAPVIIEGVILTVQLTVLAVIIGIVLGIVLALMKLSDNKVLTVLADLYLWFFRGTPQLIQLIFWFNLAFLFPTINLGFVSWDTNALITPFIAALIGLSLNEGAYMAEIIRGGILGVPKGQREAAIALGFTPLEMMTKIILPQTMRMVIPPTGNQAIAMLKVTSLVSVISARDLLTNAQMIYSRNYYVIELLIVACAWYLLLTTVATLLQNQLEKKYAGRSGNTPARGAHRGLFKRLTQTGAQR; encoded by the coding sequence GTGAAAACCACATCCCCTCCCCGCTCTCCAGCGGCCGCTGGAACTGCAGCGGACATCACCCCACTCGAGATTGTTCCTCTGAAACGCTATGGGCGAATGGTGATCGCGGCGGTCGCCGTGCTGCTTGTCGGCGGTCTCATCTTCGCCCTCGTCACGAGCAAGAACCTCGACTGGAGGGTCGTAGGCCAGTACCTATTCGCTCCGGTGATCATTGAAGGCGTCATCTTGACCGTCCAGTTGACCGTTCTCGCGGTCATCATCGGCATCGTGCTTGGCATCGTGCTTGCGCTGATGAAGCTCTCCGATAACAAAGTGCTGACTGTCCTTGCTGACCTGTACCTTTGGTTCTTCCGTGGCACGCCGCAGCTCATCCAGCTGATCTTCTGGTTCAACCTTGCCTTTCTCTTCCCTACGATCAATCTGGGGTTCGTGAGCTGGGATACCAATGCGCTCATTACACCGTTTATTGCTGCGCTCATCGGATTGAGCTTGAACGAGGGTGCCTACATGGCCGAGATCATTCGTGGCGGCATCCTCGGTGTGCCGAAGGGGCAACGCGAGGCAGCCATTGCGCTCGGTTTCACGCCGCTGGAGATGATGACGAAGATCATCCTCCCGCAGACGATGCGCATGGTGATCCCGCCAACGGGTAACCAGGCGATCGCGATGTTGAAGGTCACCTCACTCGTCTCAGTGATCTCGGCTCGTGATCTGCTCACCAACGCTCAGATGATCTACTCGCGCAACTACTACGTGATCGAACTGCTGATCGTCGCCTGCGCTTGGTATCTCCTACTGACGACAGTCGCCACGCTGTTGCAAAACCAACTCGAAAAGAAATACGCCGGACGCAGTGGCAATACCCCAGCGCGCGGCGCTCATAGAGGTCTGTTCAAGCGCCTCACCCAGACGGGAGCACAGCGATGA
- a CDS encoding amino acid ABC transporter ATP-binding protein has protein sequence MTSTDSTTNTERPMVQAVEVRKSFGGNEVLRGVSIEVQRGTVTALIGPSGSGKSTFLRCINDLETFDSGDILVDGERVAYRREGTKAYELKPRIVAKRRAKLGMVFQGFNLFGHLTVLENIMIAPVQVLKQDKRIVEERALELLSKVGLADKRDAYPDSLSGGQQQRVAIARALAMEPTLMLFDEPTSALDPETVGEVLEVMRTLAREGMTMIVVTHEIGFAREVCDQVAFLEDGVIQEIGPPEQVLDNPTHERTQRFLSRVI, from the coding sequence ATGACCTCGACAGACTCGACAACGAACACAGAACGTCCGATGGTGCAGGCCGTCGAGGTGCGCAAGAGCTTTGGCGGCAATGAGGTGCTTCGCGGCGTGAGCATCGAAGTGCAGCGGGGAACGGTGACCGCACTTATCGGGCCATCCGGCTCGGGCAAGAGCACGTTTCTGCGGTGCATCAACGACCTCGAGACGTTCGACTCCGGCGATATCCTCGTCGACGGCGAACGCGTCGCCTACCGGCGTGAGGGAACCAAGGCGTACGAGCTCAAGCCGCGCATCGTTGCGAAGCGGCGCGCAAAGCTCGGAATGGTCTTCCAAGGGTTCAACCTGTTCGGCCACCTCACTGTGCTCGAAAACATCATGATCGCCCCGGTGCAAGTGCTGAAGCAGGACAAGCGAATCGTTGAGGAACGCGCTCTCGAACTGCTGAGCAAGGTAGGCCTCGCCGACAAGCGCGACGCCTACCCTGACTCGCTGTCGGGCGGCCAACAGCAACGCGTCGCGATTGCGCGGGCGCTTGCGATGGAACCGACCCTCATGCTCTTCGACGAGCCGACCTCGGCGCTCGATCCTGAGACGGTCGGCGAAGTGCTCGAGGTCATGCGCACCCTTGCTCGCGAGGGAATGACGATGATCGTCGTCACTCACGAGATCGGGTTCGCGCGCGAAGTGTGCGACCAGGTCGCATTCCTCGAAGACGGCGTGATCCAAGAGATCGGCCCGCCTGAGCAAGTGCTCGACAATCCCACGCACGAACGAACCCAGCGCTTCTTGAGCCGCGTCATCTGA
- a CDS encoding ABC transporter substrate-binding protein, whose amino-acid sequence MKRHTTSLNVAIPALMVASLALSACAPAGAPADTEEAPVDSAAVVEEIREMLPDAILGSNTIKVVTDPSQAPYEFTDDDDNIVGINPDLAAEVAAVLGVNLEWARADFGGLITGVATKRYDMMSEAMWDTEQRREQIDFVDNLISANNIVVAKGNPLGIKDLPDLCGKNVSTLEGSMMVELFEEFQPKCGGNPINVLIAPTTADQLLWLSTGRAVATIANPIVTEFGIEQGTARDIEVVPGEGYLSNNYGWAFHKDNVELRDAIAAAIQHLIDTGAYDDVMDKWNVSDNSRLAQVEINSEIVK is encoded by the coding sequence ATGAAACGACACACAACCTCCTTGAACGTCGCTATCCCGGCGCTGATGGTCGCGAGCCTCGCGCTCTCGGCCTGCGCGCCGGCTGGCGCGCCCGCAGACACCGAAGAGGCTCCGGTTGATTCGGCGGCCGTCGTCGAAGAGATCCGCGAGATGCTGCCAGACGCCATCCTGGGCTCGAACACCATCAAGGTCGTGACCGACCCGTCGCAGGCGCCGTACGAGTTCACCGACGATGACGACAACATCGTCGGCATCAACCCTGACCTCGCTGCTGAAGTGGCCGCGGTGCTCGGCGTGAATCTCGAATGGGCGCGCGCAGACTTCGGTGGTCTGATCACGGGCGTCGCGACGAAACGCTACGACATGATGAGCGAGGCGATGTGGGACACGGAGCAGCGCCGCGAACAGATCGATTTCGTAGACAACCTCATCTCGGCGAACAACATCGTCGTTGCGAAGGGCAACCCGCTTGGCATCAAGGACCTGCCAGACCTGTGCGGTAAGAACGTTTCGACGCTCGAAGGCAGCATGATGGTGGAGCTCTTCGAGGAGTTCCAGCCCAAGTGCGGGGGCAATCCCATCAACGTGCTGATCGCGCCGACGACGGCCGACCAGCTACTGTGGCTGTCGACCGGGCGCGCTGTGGCGACCATCGCAAACCCAATTGTCACCGAGTTTGGCATCGAGCAGGGCACCGCCCGCGATATTGAGGTGGTTCCCGGCGAAGGCTACCTCAGCAACAACTACGGGTGGGCCTTCCACAAAGACAATGTTGAGTTGCGTGACGCCATCGCGGCGGCTATTCAGCACCTCATCGACACGGGCGCGTACGACGATGTGATGGATAAATGGAACGTTTCTGACAACAGTCGCCTTGCCCAGGTTGAGATCAACAGCGAGATTGTGAAATGA
- a CDS encoding acetamidase/formamidase family protein yields the protein MTADTQDLGPYGRMYELAPDATMTGSVVPGREFTVHTLDSSGGQIRADVDYGDLDASKFFPVVGPVEVVGVEPGDVVEIEILDMDLDPLAHTWTRPGLGLLGQDRFAVMAVDTATLELRPGGPGTPVLAAAQPKAHVGALGLLTDSVEPARTLGHYGGNIDFSAVGVGAKVWITASVPGGGFFIGDVHATIGDGEVCGTGAETGASVSLRLNRLVGVGSILPTVEDIDGRLWVIGVGASVEEALQEATAYCVARVADQADIGKDEAYLSVGLLLNVKVCQVVNPRTSVAVSLDGGLDRVLRVAASAHVNV from the coding sequence ATGACCGCGGACACGCAAGACCTCGGCCCCTACGGGCGCATGTACGAACTCGCTCCCGACGCGACGATGACCGGGTCGGTCGTGCCGGGGCGCGAGTTCACCGTGCACACGCTCGACTCTTCCGGTGGCCAGATCCGCGCCGACGTGGACTACGGCGACCTCGACGCCAGCAAGTTTTTCCCGGTGGTCGGTCCGGTCGAAGTCGTCGGCGTTGAACCGGGAGATGTTGTCGAGATTGAGATTCTTGACATGGATCTTGACCCACTCGCGCACACGTGGACCAGGCCGGGCCTCGGGCTCCTCGGGCAGGATCGGTTCGCGGTGATGGCCGTCGACACCGCCACGCTCGAGCTCCGGCCGGGCGGACCGGGGACCCCGGTGCTCGCCGCAGCGCAGCCGAAAGCACACGTGGGCGCGCTCGGGCTGCTCACCGACTCGGTCGAGCCGGCGCGCACACTTGGACACTACGGCGGCAACATTGACTTCAGTGCGGTTGGGGTCGGCGCGAAAGTGTGGATCACCGCGTCCGTGCCGGGCGGCGGCTTCTTCATTGGTGATGTGCACGCGACGATCGGCGACGGCGAGGTCTGCGGAACCGGCGCAGAAACGGGTGCCTCGGTCTCGCTGCGGCTGAACCGGCTGGTGGGAGTCGGATCGATCCTGCCGACCGTCGAAGACATCGACGGACGTCTCTGGGTGATCGGCGTCGGCGCCTCCGTTGAGGAGGCGCTGCAGGAAGCAACCGCGTACTGTGTGGCCAGGGTCGCCGATCAGGCGGACATTGGCAAGGACGAGGCGTACCTCTCGGTCGGGCTGCTTTTGAACGTCAAGGTCTGCCAAGTTGTGAACCCGCGAACGAGCGTCGCTGTCTCGCTCGACGGCGGGCTCGACCGGGTGCTGCGCGTTGCAGCGTCCGCACACGTGAACGTCTAG
- a CDS encoding phosphotriesterase family protein has translation MNLRTVLGDVHVDGVDRVLPHEHLLCDFSPVTGDRNHIFNNPALAARELGYLNEDVPPAPGRQHAIVEVTLRDLGRDPEGLRRISQESATHVVMGTGWYLEPYYPKEVYEVSAEQHAALMIREIEEGVLAADGTRIRAGVIGEIGTHGGTLSPAEERVLRAAGRASNATGAAVTTHAFMYPTGVDQLSILEEEGVDPRRIAIGHVDTFLDHAYLTGLLDRGVYLQFDTCGREHLMPDGLRVEMLVRLIDEGWADSLLISSDRCHMTDLRIRGGLAYSWAIAGFCDLLRASGVAETVVDQLTRENPLRLLGGVRAANA, from the coding sequence GTGAACCTCAGGACCGTCTTGGGCGACGTGCATGTTGACGGTGTCGACCGGGTGCTGCCGCATGAACATCTGCTCTGTGATTTCAGCCCGGTGACCGGAGACCGCAACCACATCTTCAACAATCCGGCGCTTGCTGCACGTGAGCTCGGATATCTGAACGAAGACGTGCCGCCAGCCCCGGGCAGACAGCACGCCATCGTCGAAGTGACGCTTCGCGACCTGGGGCGTGACCCCGAGGGTCTGCGCCGCATCTCGCAAGAATCAGCCACGCACGTGGTGATGGGTACTGGCTGGTACCTCGAACCGTACTACCCCAAAGAGGTCTACGAGGTCTCGGCCGAGCAGCACGCGGCCCTGATGATTCGGGAGATCGAGGAAGGCGTTCTCGCCGCAGACGGGACGCGGATTCGCGCTGGCGTGATCGGCGAGATCGGCACACACGGCGGCACGCTCTCGCCAGCAGAAGAGCGGGTGCTTCGCGCGGCGGGCCGCGCCTCGAACGCGACGGGTGCAGCGGTGACGACGCACGCGTTCATGTATCCGACCGGGGTTGACCAGTTGAGCATTCTCGAAGAAGAAGGGGTCGATCCGCGCCGCATCGCGATCGGGCACGTCGATACCTTCCTTGACCACGCCTACCTCACGGGGTTGCTGGACAGGGGCGTCTATCTGCAGTTCGACACGTGCGGGCGTGAACACCTCATGCCTGACGGCTTGCGTGTGGAGATGCTTGTGCGGCTCATTGACGAGGGCTGGGCGGACTCCCTCCTCATCTCGAGTGACCGCTGTCACATGACCGACCTGAGGATCCGTGGCGGACTCGCCTACTCGTGGGCAATCGCGGGGTTTTGTGACCTGCTCCGAGCCTCGGGGGTTGCTGAGACGGTTGTTGACCAGCTCACCAGGGAGAACCCGTTGCGGCTGCTCGGCGGCGTGCGGGCAGCGAACGCGTAA